Part of the bacterium genome is shown below.
TGCGCGGAGGCAGGTATGTCCTTATATCCTTGTCAAAAGTTACAAGGCCCGCGGAATCCCGCTGGCTGAGCATAAGATAAGAAAGAGCGGAAGTAAGATATACACCATACATAAGCTTGGTTATCTTGCCGGAAGAATATCCCATGGAAGCGCTTTTATCCAAAAGAATATAGCATTTAAGGTTGGTTTCCTCCTCAAATTGTTTTACGTAATATTTATCTCTTTTCCCCCAGACCCGCCAGTCAATGTAGCGGATTTCATCTCCCGGGTTATACTGGCGGTGTTCCGCAAATTCCACGTTAAAGCCCCGGTATGGACTTTTATGAAGTCCTGCGACAAACCCTTCGACAACAAGACGGGCGACTAATTCAAGATTTGATATTTTCGCGACCACCTGCGGGTCGAGATATTTCTTATAATCGGACATAATACTCCATTTAGGTTTCCGGCTGAAGGCTGAAATTTTTAAGCCTCCAGTCTTACGTCTTAAGTCTTCGGTCTTTTAATCTTTTATCTTATCATCTAAGCATTAAAATTGACAATAAAAAATTACTGTGTTAATATTTTTTATTATGATAAATACATTATATGAAATAGTGGAATACCAGGCTGAAATTGCGCCTGAAAAAACAGCCGTTATTTTTCAAAATAAGAAAATAAATTATAACACATTAAATGAAAAAAGTAACCAGATTGCTGCCAGTTTAATAAAATTAAAACTTAATCCCGGTGAAAAAACAGCTATTCTCCTCAAAAATTCCCCCGATTATATTTATTCTTATTTTGGCATCCTTAAAACCGGCGCGGCCGCTGTCCCGCTGAACACTTTTTTAAAGGCAGAGGAGTTAAAATATATTCTGAATGACTGCCAGGCAAAAATTATTATCACGATGGGCTGTTTCACGGAAGAATTAGAAAAAATCATTGCAAAGCTCCCTCATTTAAAATCAGTAATCCTGCTGGAAGAATCGGCAAAATATTTGTCCCTGCGAAATATATATTCAGATTGTCCGAAAACAAACCCGGATATTAAAAGAAATAAAAATGATACAGCTATAATTATTTACACGTCAGGAACAACCGGCTGTCCCAAAGGGGCAATGTTAAGTCATAACAACCTTTTAAGCAATGTTAAATCAATTCTGGAGGCAATAAAGACATACAATTCCGACAGGGTTCTGGACATCCTGCCCATGTTTCATTCTTTTACGCTTACCGTGTGCATACTGGTACCGCTCTACAGGGGAATCACAATCGTCATAATAGAATCGATCAAACCGTTTTCAAACGTTATAAAAAATATAATCAAGCACAGGGCAACCATAATCGTGTGCATACCA
Proteins encoded:
- a CDS encoding long-chain fatty acid--CoA ligase, whose product is MINTLYEIVEYQAEIAPEKTAVIFQNKKINYNTLNEKSNQIAASLIKLKLNPGEKTAILLKNSPDYIYSYFGILKTGAAAVPLNTFLKAEELKYILNDCQAKIIITMGCFTEELEKIIAKLPHLKSVILLEESAKYLSLRNIYSDCPKTNPDIKRNKNDTAIIIYTSGTTGCPKGAMLSHNNLLSNVKSILEAIKTYNSDRVLDILPMFHSFTLTVCILVPLYRGITIVIIESIKPFSNVIKNIIKHRATIIVCIPNLYQILSQAKIPGFLLFFNPVRLCVSGGAPLPPAVLERFEKKFKIPLLEGYGLSEASPVVSIMPENKPRKPGSIGAAIPGVDVKIVNENCEELPAGEIGELIVRGPNIMKGYLNQPEETNKTIKDNWLFSGDLAKMDNENYIYIVDRKKDMILCHGINVYPREIEDMLYKHPKIAECAVVGIKNKHYKEISKAFIVLKEGQTASINEFQTFCKDKLADYKIPHHFEFMQNLPKTPTGKILKRTLRNQAKEGNSTL